The sequence CAAACAACGACTTAAAAGCAGGTATGTACGGAACAGCAAATTTTGCATCTAAACAGCAAAAACAAAGCCTAACAGTCGTTCCTAGAAATGCATTTGTTGGAAGTGTGAGTAGTAACGAAATTTTTGTAGCTGAAAACGGTGTTGCAAAATTGAAAAAAGTTGTTGCTGGAAGAATCTTAGGAGATCAAGTAGAAATTTTAAGCGGATTATCTGATGGGGAAAAGGTAATTACTACAGGTCAAATTAACTTACAAGACGGTAATACAGTAGAAATTATTAAATAATTATTGGCTTTAAGCCCTAAGTAATAAGTTTTAAGCCCTAAAAAAGCCTAAGGCCTATAGCTTACAGCCTATAGCATAAAGCAACAAATATGAAATTAGCCGAAATATCCATAAAACGTCCGTCGTTAGTAATTGTATTGTTTACAATTCTGACTCTTGGTGGATTGTTCAGTTACAGCCAATTAGGCTATGAGCTGATCCCAAAATTTGAACAAAACGTTATTACAATTTCTACTGTTTATCCTGGAGCTTCTCCAAGTGAGGTAGAGAATACAGTGACCAAAAAAATAGAAGATGCGATTGCGTCTTTGGAGAACGTAAAAAAGATTGACTCCAAGTCGTATGAAAGTTTGTCGATTGTTTCGATTACGCTGACATCAAACGCAAAAGTCGATTTTTCTTTGAACGATGCACAGCGTAAAATCAACGCCATCATCAGTGATTTGCCAGATGATGTTAAAACGCCGGCTTTAACCAAATTCTCGTTGAGTGATTTACCAATTATGACACTTGGTGCCAATGGTAAAATGGACGAAGCGGCCTTTTATGACTTAATTGACAAAAAAGTGGCTCCAATTTTATCTCGTGTACAAGGTGTGGCGCAGGTAAACATTATTGGTGGTTCTGAGCGTGAAATTCAGGTGAATCTTGACGCTGTAAAAATGCAGGGTTACGGACTTTCTATTCCTCAGGTTCAGCAAAATATTTTGACTTCAAACTTAGATTTCCCAACTGGAAACATTCAGACTCGTGATCAAAAAATATTAATTCGTTTAGCGGGTAAATATAAAAGTGTTGAAGAATTAAGAAACTTAGTGGTTTCTTCCCAAAACGGAATTCAAATTCGTTTAAGTGATATTGCCGATGTTCAGGATACGCAGAAAATTGCTGAAAAAATATCACGTGTAGATCAAAAAAGTGCAATCGTACTGCAAATCATCAAACAATCTGATGCAAATGCGGTGGCAGTAAGTGAGCAATTACTAAAAACAATTGCAACTCTTGAAAAAGATTATAAAGTAAATCAACTTAAATTAGAAGTAGCAAAAGACAGTACAATCTTTACTCTTGAAGCAGCAGATTCTGTTGTTCACGATTTATTGATTGCGGTAATTCTGGTAGCATTTGTAATGTTGTTTTTCCTTCACAGTATTAGAAACTCATTGATTGTAATGGTTTCGATTCCTGCATCGTTAATTGCAACTTTCATCGGAATTTATTTAATGGGATATACTTTGAACTTAATGAGTTTACTTGGTTTATCTCTTGTTGTGGGTATTCTTGTGGATGACGCGATTGTGGTTTTGGAGAATATTTACAGGCACATGGAAATGGGTAAAAGCCGAATCCGAGCGTCTTATGATGGAACAGCTGAAATTGGTGGAACCGTAACTTCGATTACATTGGTAATTGTTGTAGTATTCTTGCCAATTGCGATGAGTTCTGGATTGGTTTCTAATATCATTACGCAGTTCTGTGTTACGGTAATTATCTCAACGATGTTATCATTGTTGGCTTCATTTACTATTATTCCATGGTTATCTTCTCGTTTCGGGAAATTAGAGCATATTGAAGGAAAGAATTTATTTGGAAGAATCATCCTTGGTTTCGAAAGTTATTTAACACGTTTCACGGATTGGGTTTCTCATTTATTGACTTGGTGTTTAGATCACTATATTAAAACTTTTGTTGTTGTAATTGTACTTTTCTTTGCTTCAACCATTGGATTAATGGGCGGAGGTTTCATTGGAGGAGAGTTCTTTGCTTCTTCTGATAGTGGAGAGTTCTTGGTTCAAATTGAAATGCCAAAAGATGCTTCGTTAGAACAAACGAACTTCATGACACAAAAAGCTGAAGCTTTCTTAAAAGCTCAGGAATATGTTCACAGCCAAATTACAACGGTAGGACAAACTTCTGAAGGTTTTGGAGCATCTCAGGCTACGGCTTACAAAGCAGAGATCGACGTAAAAATGATCGAGCAAAAAGACCGTACAGATGATGCGAATGTTTATGCTGCAAAAATCAAACGTAAACTTGAAAAAGTATTAGTTGGAGCAAAAGTAAAAACAGTTCCGGTTGGTATCTTGGGTACTGCTGAAGATGCAACTTTAGGATTAATTGTAACAGGTCCATCTACAGAAGCGGCAATGGCTTTTGCGAAACAAGCTGAAGCAGAATTACGTACAATTCCTGGAACAACTGAGATCAAATTAACGGTTGAAGACGGAAATCCTGAAATCAACGTAAAAGTAGATCGTGATAAAATGGCTGCTTTAGGTTTGACGCTTCAAACAGTTGGTTTAACCATGCAAACTGCTTTTAGTGGTAATACTGACGGTAAATATAGAGCTGGTGAATACGAATACGATATCAATATCAGATATAATGCTTTTGACAGAAAAAGTATTACCGACGTTAGTAATTTGATTTTCATTAATAATGCAGGTCAGCAAATTAAATTGTCGCAATTTGCAGATATTACTGAAGGTTCTGGACCTAGCCAGTTAGAGCGTAGAGATAAATCGGCGTCTGTAACTGTAAAAGGACAAAACGTTGGGGTTCCATCGGGAACAATCGTTCAGCAATGGCAGGTTAAATTAGATAAATTGAAAAAACCAGCTGGAGTAAACTACATTTGGGGTGGTGATCAAGAGAACCAATCTGAAGGATTTGGTACTTTAGGAATCGCTTTATTAGCCGCTATTATTTTGGTTTACCTTGTAATGGTGAGTTTGTATGACAGTTTCGCGCATCCATTCGTAGTATTGTTTGCAATTCCGCTTTCGTTTATCGGAGCGATGTTAGCGCTGGCATTGACAAATAATTCATTGAATATCTTTACCATTTTAGGTATCATCATGTTGATTGGTCTGGTGTGTAAGAATGCGATCATGCTTGTCGATTATACGAACCAAAGAAGAGCAGCAGGAGAATCTATCAGAAATGCGCTAATTCAGGCGAACCACGCTCGTTTGC comes from Flavobacterium sp. KACC 22761 and encodes:
- a CDS encoding efflux RND transporter permease subunit → MKLAEISIKRPSLVIVLFTILTLGGLFSYSQLGYELIPKFEQNVITISTVYPGASPSEVENTVTKKIEDAIASLENVKKIDSKSYESLSIVSITLTSNAKVDFSLNDAQRKINAIISDLPDDVKTPALTKFSLSDLPIMTLGANGKMDEAAFYDLIDKKVAPILSRVQGVAQVNIIGGSEREIQVNLDAVKMQGYGLSIPQVQQNILTSNLDFPTGNIQTRDQKILIRLAGKYKSVEELRNLVVSSQNGIQIRLSDIADVQDTQKIAEKISRVDQKSAIVLQIIKQSDANAVAVSEQLLKTIATLEKDYKVNQLKLEVAKDSTIFTLEAADSVVHDLLIAVILVAFVMLFFLHSIRNSLIVMVSIPASLIATFIGIYLMGYTLNLMSLLGLSLVVGILVDDAIVVLENIYRHMEMGKSRIRASYDGTAEIGGTVTSITLVIVVVFLPIAMSSGLVSNIITQFCVTVIISTMLSLLASFTIIPWLSSRFGKLEHIEGKNLFGRIILGFESYLTRFTDWVSHLLTWCLDHYIKTFVVVIVLFFASTIGLMGGGFIGGEFFASSDSGEFLVQIEMPKDASLEQTNFMTQKAEAFLKAQEYVHSQITTVGQTSEGFGASQATAYKAEIDVKMIEQKDRTDDANVYAAKIKRKLEKVLVGAKVKTVPVGILGTAEDATLGLIVTGPSTEAAMAFAKQAEAELRTIPGTTEIKLTVEDGNPEINVKVDRDKMAALGLTLQTVGLTMQTAFSGNTDGKYRAGEYEYDINIRYNAFDRKSITDVSNLIFINNAGQQIKLSQFADITEGSGPSQLERRDKSASVTVKGQNVGVPSGTIVQQWQVKLDKLKKPAGVNYIWGGDQENQSEGFGTLGIALLAAIILVYLVMVSLYDSFAHPFVVLFAIPLSFIGAMLALALTNNSLNIFTILGIIMLIGLVCKNAIMLVDYTNQRRAAGESIRNALIQANHARLRPILMTTIAMVFGMFPIALAKGAGAEWKNGLAWVIIGGLISSLFLTLIVVPVIYNIMEKLIQKFSKGEKIDYEAEMVADYTPTELSEDGFNPKHTH